The Euwallacea similis isolate ESF13 chromosome 35, ESF131.1, whole genome shotgun sequence genome has a segment encoding these proteins:
- the LOC136418511 gene encoding divergent protein kinase domain 2A gives MKTAWDLSEIDTCPWCFGLNYCAELQNNTTFQYDSLNKVVFNLFSVKNVYFARSGETDVVIKKLIDKGDDFTGIRSEVKSEDLIDFLVDEKLRNFQVCSLETAQIFLKDFSHKIFSHLWTLLNTNVEPLLLEIFPKQENWPVPHLLGYCGRTVIEENCGAHLNDIENLSWHDRAYVALQLLEVSLKFTFEHAKYRLYLTDISPDNIAVNVSSLKVSVVDLENAVLQRKVERMDTFHYTQHSSYGEYAFSKSEICSRTISDHNIYSVCMLLLSPSAPYPMMSGGLLHSPPSTVDASRLFAQIELCVYSTNHVSRFLIVKQIEELITSQLHKVDYYNKH, from the exons ATGAAAACTGCTTGGGATTTGAGTGAAATTGATACTTGTCCTTGGTGTTTTGGTTTGAACTATTGTGCAGAACTTCAAAACAATACAACTTTTCAGTATGACTCtttaaataaagttgtttttaatttgttcagTGTTAAAAACGTATATTTTGCGCGAAGTGGGGAGACTGAcgtggtaattaaaaaattgattgataAAGGTGATGACTTCACTGGCATTAGGAGTGAAGTAAAAAGTGAAGATTTGATTGATTTCTTAGTAGATGAGAAATTGAGGAATTTCCAG GTATGCAGCCTTGAAACTGcccaaatttttctaaaagactTCTCCCACAAAATTTTTTCCCACCTCTGGACTCTTCTCAACACTAATGTAGAGCCTCTCTTACTGGAAATCTTCCCTAAACAAGAAAATTGGCCTGTGCCACATCTACTGGGTTACTGTGGGCGTACAGTCATAGAAGAAAATTGCGGAGCACATCTGAAcgatatagaaaatttaagttgGCACGACCGTGCATATGTGGCTCTTCAACTGCTAGAAGTTTCACTTAAGTTCACCTTCGAGCATGCAAAGTATAGGCTATATTTGACTGATATTTCGCCAGATAATATTGCAGTGAATGTGTCCAGCTTAAAGGTATCTGTTGTGGACTTAGAAAATGCAGTTTTGCAGAGGAAGGTTGAAA GAATGGATACATTTCATTATACTCAACATAGTAGTTATGGAGAATATGCGTTTTCCAAGTCAGAAATATGTAGCAGAACTATTAGTGACCACAATATCTACTCCGTTTGTATG TTACTGTTGTCTCCATCGGCTCCTTACCCGATGATGAGCGGAGGTCTCCTTCATTCACCCCCTTCAACAGTTGATGCTTCAAGATTATTTGCGCAGATCGAATTATGTGTGTACTCAACGAATCATgtttcaagatttttaattgttaaacaAATCGAGGAATTAATTACCTCACAGCTGCATAAAGTTGATTATTATAACAAACATTAA
- the LOC136418512 gene encoding serine/Arginine-related protein 53-like yields the protein MGRYSSDSEDDKRSNKTSKIKSRHRSSSSDSADSRRARRSTKKSYRRSRSKEHYSRSRRSRSSSYTSKSKSRRSTSRERSKYRQSSSRERYRRSKSRDRYRSRRSRSKSYIKEYVSKPKARSSSVSSSSEGSNSKDKCRKADLKNKSISSAAARSKGKTDKPSEDSGEIVVIDSKTLELINEDKFVSKPFSSKKANKALDNIVIDLNKQIIKVPDVPDIEPDDSIFHHTLFISQEARMEKWIKDLCTYRQKALQQGTKNEP from the exons ATGGGAAGATACTCGAGCGATTCTGAAGACGACAAACGCTCTAATAAAACATCCAAAATCAAATCACGTCACAG ATCATCATCTAGTGATTCAGCCGACTCAAGAAGGGCTCGTCGCTCCACCAAGAAATCCTACAGGAGGTCCAGAAGTAAAGAACATTATTCAAGATCTCG ACGGTCAAGAAGCAGTTCTTATACATCTAAATCGAAATCACGCAGATCAACATCTCGTGAAAGGTCAAAATACAGACAGAGTTCCTCTAGGGAAAGATATCGTAGGTCAAAGTCAAGGGATAGATACAGATCCAGAAGATCCAGATCTAAGTCATATATTAAAGAGTATGTTTCAAAGCCAAAGGCACGATCTTCATCTGTCAGTTCTAGTTCTGAGGGGAGTAACAGTAAAGATAAATGTAGGAAAgctgatttaaaaaacaagtCAATTAGTAGCG CTGCAGCAAGGAGTAAAGGGAAGACTGATAAGCCATCAGAGGATAGTGGAGAAATTGTAGTAATTGATAGTAAAACACTAGAGTTAATAAATGAggataaatttgtttcaaaaccATTCTCTTCAAAAAAGGCAAACAAAGCTTTGGATAATATTGTGATTGATTTAAATAAGCAGATTATTAAGGTACCTGATGTTCCAGATATAGAGCCAGATGATAGTATTTTTCATCATACT ttatttatcAGCCAGGAGGCCCGCATGGAGAAATGGATTAAAGATTTATGCACTTACCGTCAGAAAGCTCTTCAACAAGGCACAAAAAACGAACCATGA
- the LOC136418532 gene encoding uncharacterized protein, which produces MESDSIIREKTKTLFGYELTPRQNLLLNHLLPSVLASLLFIFIIAADIGVIFRHYKDDDPIWASLTLFCMYLPALGSLVIILTDADYWPDPENMTKENFVWMIKKILGHLLFPVWSMWRFAERIFWTIEAVMNTNNDQRLDEALGKLTEPRLIELYVFLQAYLHSLPQVLLQLHILMRHNSDIDKESKITQTLSILINLSKVAVTTTYYQRFKAQKFTGSEYPWLKPKKVMRSKMGSEVDGQNLLLRRTISSQKRAIESRPNDDISHLYDIQPAIKTERRRSSDIYLEPDPLIEDDTVVRRQNSTNPWERSVSYISRLSIMLRNKVEPHLAVDGSSSANFRIARVSYVKGLEEDDLAGRITAFLWWFTFLLSRVLAISAFAYFFFSTCVGLLITHILIVIAALVYDVKTDKIRRDKSAFFVFIGVVYVFCIIEFKIRFKKVKWIYLGYFGLMYLENFVMCLVWYCKEIESLENDYWYRYIFYVIVASHVLSLSAMIFYYILTRPKSVAIRVAS; this is translated from the exons ATGGAAAGTGACTCCATTATACGGGAGAAAACCAAAACACTTTTCGGGTATGAACTAACACCTCGACAGAACCTACTTCTCAACCACCTCCTCCCATCTGTCCTGGCCTCATTACTCTTCATCTTCATCATAGCCGCAGATATTGGGGTCATTTTTCGACACTATAAAGATGATGACCCCATTTGGGCTTCGCTCACATTGTTCTGCATGTATCTTCCTGCTCTTGGAAGCTTAGTGATCATACTGACTGACGCGGACTACTGGCCTGACCCGGAAAATATgaccaaagaaaattttgtttggaTGATCAAGAAGATTTTAGGACATTTGTTGTTTCCTGTGTGGAGTATGTGGAG ATTTGCTGAGAGGATCTTTTGGACAATAGAAGCAGTTATGAATACCAACAACGATCAGCGCTTGGATGAGGCTTTAGGGAAACTCACAGAGCCACGCCTCATTGAATTATACGTATTTCTGCAAGCGTACCTGCATTCACTACCTCAAGTGCTGCTTCAGCTTCACATTCTTATGAGACACAACAGCGACATCGACAAAGAATCGA AAATCACCCAGACCTTgagcattttaataaatttatcaaaagtcGCGGTCACCACCACTTATTATCAAAGGTTTAAGGCTCAGAAGTTCACAGGATCGGAATATCCATGGCTGAAGCCTAAGAAAGTTATGCGCTCTAAGATGGGCTCAGAGGTGGATGGGCAAAATTTGTTGCTGAGAAGAACCATTTCGAGTCAGAAGAG GGCCATTGAAAGTCGTCCAAATGACGACATCTCACATCTCTATGACATACAGCCGGCAATTAAAACAGAACGCAGGCGCAGTAGTGACATTTATCTAGAACCTGATCCCCTTATTGAGGACGATACAGTGGTGCGGCGTCAAAACTCGACAAACCCTTGGGAAAGAAGCGTTTCATACATCTCCAGATTGTCTATTATGTTGCGCAATAAAGTGGAGCCCCATTTGGCCGTTGACGGCAGCTCCTCAGCGAATTTTAGAATAGCTCGTGTCAGCTATGTAAAAGGGCTTGAAGAGGATGATTTAGCTGGGAGAATAACAGCGTTTTTATGGTGGTTTACATTCCTGCTGAGTCGCGTTTTGGCGATATCCGCGTTTGCTTATTTCTTCTTTAGCACCTGTGTTGGCCTGCTGATTACCCATATACTTATTGTAATTGCGGCTCTAGTCTACGATGTGAAAACGGATAAAATCAGACGGGACAAATCTGCCTTTTTCGTCTTCATAGGGGTGGTGTACGTGTTCTGCattatagaatttaaaattcgatttaaaaaagtgaaatggATTTATTTAGGGTACTTTGGACTTATGTACTTAGAAAACTTCGTTATGTGTCTGGTGTGGTATTGTAAAGAAATAGAGTCGTTGGAGAATGACTATTGGTATAGGTATATTTTCTATGTTATTGTGGCTTCGCATGTGCTCAGCTTATCGGCTATGATCTTTTATTACATTCTTACAAGACCTAAGTCAGTAGCTATAAGAGTTGCCTCTTAG
- the Kap-alpha3 gene encoding importin subunit alpha-3: protein MADPNYKSRLQNFKNKGKDQDEMRRRRNEVTVELRKNKREETLQKRRNVPVADSTDEDELEKNLSNTNLEQLVAQAAAVDNPNMQLIAVQSARKLLSSDRNPPIDALILSGVLPILVQCLERHDNPPLQFEAAWALTNIASGTSAQTNKVVSAGAVPLFLMLLHSPHQNVCEQAVWALGNIIGDGPVLRDYVIELGVVEPLLSFIKPDIPISFLRNVTWVIVNLCRNKDPPPPIRTIEELLPALSALIHHTDINILVDTVWALSYLTDGGNEQIQMVIDSGVVPKLIPLLSHKEVKVQTAALRAVGNIVTGTDEQTQVVLNCDALSHFPALLVHPKDKICKEAVWFLSNITAGNQRQVQAVINAGLLPKIIHNLSKGDFQTQKEAAWAIANLTIGGNKDQVAKLIQDGVIPPFCDLLNCKDATVIQVVLDGINNMLKMAGPQVEQICTMIEECSGLDKIEALQNHDNIEIYKLAYDIIEQYFSGDAEDDPNLVPSASEGEFNFDPSTNVPNEGFKF from the exons ATGGCGGACCCTAACTACAAGAGTcgtttgcaaaatttcaagaacAAAGGCAAAGACCAAGAT GAAATGCGTAGACGTCGCAACGAAGTCACCGTCGAATTGCGCAAAAACAAGCGCGAAGAGACGTTGCAGAAACGTCGTAACGTCCCAGTGGCGGACTCCACCGACGAGGATGAATTAGAGAAAAACCTGTCGAATACCAATTTGGAGCAATTGGTAGCCCAAGCGGCAGCTGTGGACAATCCAAATATGCAACTAATTGCAGTTCAGTCGGCCCGGAAGCTATTGTCCTCAGATAGAAATCCGCCCATAGACGCCCTGATCCTTAGCGGGGTTTTACCAATTTTAGTGCAGTGTTTGGAAAGACACGATAATCCACCTTTACAATTTGAAGCCGCATGGGCATTGACAAATATCGCTTCCG GTACTTCCGCTCAAACCAACAAAGTAGTCTCTGCAGGAGCTGTCCCTCTGTTTCTAATGCTCTTGCACTCTCCTCATCAAAATGTCTGCGAACAGGCCGTATGGGCTTTAGGAAATATAATCGGCGACGGTCCAGTGCTGAGGGACTACGTTATTGAATTGGGCGTCGTTGAGCCACTGTTATCGTTCATTAAACCGGATATCCCGATTTCATTTTTGAGGAATGTCACGTGGGTTATCGTGAATTTATGTAGGAATAAGGATCCTCCTCCACCGATCCGCACAATAGAGGAGCTATTGCCTGCCCTGAGCGCTCTCATCCACCATACTGATATAAAC ATTTTGGTCGACACAGTGTGGGCATTAAGTTACCTAACGGACGGAGGAAACGAACAAATCCAAATGGTAATAGACAGTGGGGTAGTTCCCAAATTAATCCCATTGCTGAGTCACAAAGAAGTGAAGGTCCAAACAGCAGCCTTGAGGGCCGTGGGCAATATTGTGACGGGAACAGATGAACAGACTCAAGTAGTACTAAACTGCGACGCTCTATCACACTTTCCAGCTCTACTGGTTCATCCCaaagataaaatttgcaaagaaGCCGTGTGGTTCTTGTCGAACATTACGGCCGGTAATCAGCGGCAAGTTCAGGCGGTTATTAATGCTG GTTTGTTGCCGAAAATTATCCATAATTTAAGTAAAGGCGACTTCCAAACACAGAAAGAGGCTGCTTGGGCGATTGCCAACCTTACTATCGGTGGAAACAAGGACCAAGTGGCTAAGCTGATTCAAGATGGCGTTATTCCCCCTTTTTGCGACTTACTCAATTGTAAAGATGCCACTGTTATTCAG GTAGTCCTGGATGGTATAAACAACATGCTGAAAATGGCCGGCCCTCAGGTGGAGCAAATTTGCACGATGATCGAGGAATGCAGTGGCCTTGACAAAATCGAAGCTCTGCAGAACCATGATAACATCGAGATTTACAAGCTCGCTTACGATATCATCGAGCAATATTTCAGTGGCGAT GCTGAAGATGATCCTAACCTGGTCCCATCAGCGAGCGAAGGTGAATTCAATTTCGATCCCTCGACGAACGTCCCGAACGaaggatttaaattttga
- the GatA gene encoding glutamyl-tRNA(Gln) amidotransferase subunit A, mitochondrial codes for MEKVLNTSIKNVYKLLTNNIITSPTLADAALNRAKTFQNYNAFITLTETLAEAQADQSLKRYNDSEPLSELDGVPIAIKDNFCTKHSKTTCAAKMLENFQPHYNATVVERLENAGAVLIGKTNLDQFAMGSGTVDSIFGPTRNVWGYDSEDHFRIVGGSSGGSAVAVAAGICFGAIGSDTGGSTRNPASYCGLIGLKPTYGLVSRWGLIPLVNSMDVPGILTRTVDDCVSILNAVAGFDSKDSTSLTKPYKKIRLPGANQMSIKDLKIGIPVEYFNGLLSSEVHQAWNEIANVLEGDGAIVKQVSLPNTEHSIVCYSVLNQCEVASNMARYDGIEFGFRANENTSTEKLFATSRSLGFNEVVRNRILTGNYFLLGRNYEKYFNQALKVRRLISDDFHKAWEDVQILLTPTTLTTAPYYKDFVQKTNRDQCALQDYCTQPANMAGVPAVSVPIKLSSEGLPISLQLIGRNLSEPMLLAVAKYIESIVQFPHFVHRVS; via the exons atggaaaaagtattaaatacCAGTATTAAAAAC GTCTACAAATTATTAACCAACAACATAATAACGTCCCCAACTCTCGCAGACGCCGCTCTAAACCGCGCTAAAACCTTCCAAAACTACAATGCCTTCATAACATTAACTGAAACTCTAGCTGAAGCCCAGGCCGACCAGTCTTTGAAACGTTACAATGACAGCGAACCTTTATCTGAACTTGATGGAGTCCCCATTGCAATCAAAGACAATTTTTGCACAAAGCACAGCAAAACGACGTGTGCTGCAAAGatgttggaaaattttcaaccaCATTACAATGCTACTGTGGTTGAGAGACTTGAAAATGCTGGGGCAGTTTTAATAGGAAAAACTAATTTAGACCAATTTGCTATGGGGTCTGGTACTGTGGACTCAATATTTGGACCCACAAGGAATGTTTGGGGCTATGATAGTGAAGATCATTTTCGAATTGTAGGTGGAAGTAGTGGGGGGAGTGCTGTGGCTGTAGCTGCAGGAATATGTTTTGG GGCAATAGGGTCAGACACGGGGGGATCCACAAGAAACCCTGCTTCATATTGTGGACTAATAGGCCTTAAGCCAACTTATGGGCTTGTGTCAAGGTGGGGTCTAATACCTCTTGTAAATTCAATGGATGTGCCTGGAATCTTAACTCGTACTGTTGATGATTGTGTTAGTATATTAAATGCAGTGGCAGGATTTGATAGCAAGGATTCCACATCGCTTACAAAgccctataaaaaaattag ACTTCCTGGAGCTAATCAAATGTCAATAAAAGACCTAAAAATTGGCATCcctgttgaatattttaatggtCTTTTAAGTTCTGAAGTACACCAGGCTTGGAATGAAATTGCAAATGTCTTAGAGGGAGATGGGGCCATAGTCAAACAG gtCTCATTGCCTAATACAGAGCACAGTATTGTATGCTATTCAGTTCTGAATCAGTGTGAAGTAGCCAGCAATATGGCCAGATATGATGGTATAGAATTTGGGTTTAGGGCTAATGAAAATACAtcaacagaaaaattatttgctacCAGCAGGAGTTTAGGGTTTAATGAGGTGGTGCGCAATAGAATTCTTACTgggaattattttcttttgggCAG aaattatgagaaatatttcaatcaagCCTTAAAAGTCAGAAGACTGATATCTGATGATTTCCACAAAGCTTGGGAAGATGTTCAGATTTTATTGACTCCCACTACACTAACCACTGCACCTTATTATAAAGATTTTGTGCAGAAAACTAATCGTGATCAGTGTGCTTTGCAGGATTACTGCACGCAACCCGCAAATATGGCAG ggGTTCCAGCAGTATCGGTTCCAATAAAATTGTCAAGCGAGGGACTTCCTATTAGTCTTCAGCTTATAGGAAGAAATTTAAGTGAGCCCATGTTACTGGCAGTTGCGAAATATATAGAAAGTATTGTACAGTTTCCACATTTTGTACATAGAGTATCTTAA
- the LOC136418539 gene encoding protein RCC2 homolog — protein sequence MSTSIKRKKAPPKKLNAKRAKRKDETDESDLSDSRDGDAPQPDEVLIVGHGDVLDDMSPLPKELLNTLLKPVGQLLIFGGVNWDAAGKRDFKGIKMVPNLWSPHRFGDWKVRLAVSGCTSAHNVLVDGEGKTYTFGRNPQGQLGLDNTTSVSKPTLVPALEKMNVISAACGRHHTLFLTDTGTVYACGDNKSGQCGVGNLQPQILTPTRINYRGPPIVKIGCGAEFSVILDVKGGLYTFGLPEYGQLGHNTDGKYFKTATKLCFNFETSPKRVVLYIEKSKDGHVSPVDVTEIVDFGCGPNHTVAIDSRKRAFSWGFGGFGRLGHAEQKDEMVPRLIKYFDSQSRGVRSVHCGSTYTLAITEHNGLFLFGQTKRTGDANMYPKPVQDLAGWTISHVGTSYTSIVIAADETCIAWGASPTYGELGLGDMQKSSTTPKEVTRMQGVKVTGLSMGYWHTLVIASEDTPEHKAKVESMKIYEP from the exons GTCATGGGGATGTTCTGGACGATATGAGCCCTTTACCGAAAGAATTGCTTAATACCCTCCTCAAACCAGTGGGACAATTGCTCATTTTTGGAGGCGTGAATTGGGATGCGGCCGGAAAACGAGACTTTAAGGGCATCAAAATGGTTCCCAACCTCTGGTCTCCTCACCGATTTGGTGATTGGAAG GTACGCTTAGCAGTAAGCGGCTGTACGTCTGCTCACAATGTCCTGGTAGATGGTGAAGGTAAGACTTATACCTTTGGCCGCAACCCTCAAGGCCAATTGGGACTGGACAACACCACGTCTGTATCCAAGCCAACTTTGGTACCAGCACTGGAGAAAATGAACGTTATTAGTGCGGCTTGCGGAAGACATCACACGCTGTTTTTAACTGATACTG GAACGGTGTACGCATGCGGGGACAATAAATCCGGCCAATGCGGGGTGGGAAATTTGCAGCCTCAAATCCTTACCCCAACGCGCATCAATTACCGTGGCCCCCCTATCGTGAAAATCGGGTGTGGAGCCGAATTTTCCGTCATCCTCGACGTCAAAGGGGGGCTTTACACCTTCGGCTTGCCAGAATACGGTCAGTTGGGCCACAACACTGATGGAAAGTACTTCAAGACGGCCACAAAGTTGTGCTTCAATTTCGAGACCAGTCCCAAGAGGGTCGTTTTGTATATCGAGAAAAGTAAGGACGGGCACGTGTCTCCTGTAGACGTCACGGAGATTGTGGATTTCGGTTGCGGCCCTAATCACACAGTGGCCATTGATAGCCGTAAGAGGGCGTTCTCTTGGGGATTTGGAGGGTTCGGGAGACTGGGACATGCGGAACAAAAGGACGAAATG GTACCTCGactgattaaatattttgatagtCAATCTAGAGGGGTGCGTTCGGTGCATTGCGGATCCACCTACACTCTCGCAATAACAGAGCACAACGGATTATTCCTTTTTGGTCAGACCAAGCGTACTGGTGAC gctAATATGTACCCGAAACCTGTTCAAGATTTAGCGGGTTGGACCATCAGTCACGTCGGCACCAGCTACACTTCAATAGTGATTGCGGCTGACGAGACTTGCATAGCGTGGGGAGCTTCTCCTACTTACGGTGAGCTGGGTTTGGGTGATATGCAGAAGAGCAGCACCACTCCCAAAGAA GTCACCCGCATGCAAGGAGTTAAGGTAACCGGCTTGAGCATGGGTTATTGGCATACTTTGGTCATCGCTTCTGAGGACACACCCGAGCATAAAGCCAAAGTTGAGTCCATGAAAATTTACGAACCTTAA